A single Candidatus Thalassolituus haligoni DNA region contains:
- a CDS encoding NahK/ErcS family hybrid sensor histidine kinase/response regulator: MIPVWQLVTISVLYIATLFWIAWYGDRRSHEGRPIHNTGLVYSLSLAVYCTSWTFYGAVGQAASSGWSFLSIYIGPMLFLLFYWRLLAKITRIAKEKRITSIADFIATRYGRDHTLAVLVTLVAILCVVPYIALQLKAISTTFELLTLPLGRNVMGVHHFWEDTAFYISLAMASFVIIFGTRDIDASEQHPGMILAIAFESVIKLVAFVAVGIWVMTFLYDYPSELLELTTQVLPDHPLLNNNIISLSFLLQTLLAGFAVLGLPRQFQVSVIENESSQHIRTARILFPLYLFLMMLFVVPIALTGHLFMQDIGFAPDTYVLSLPVALGQESLAVMAFIGGGSAATGMIIVATIAVSTMVSNELILPAFFRQQDNEDLQHSSKVRTLVLTVRRLVILVMILGSYLFYRLVGEFDSLAAIGMLSFAAAAQFAPPLIGGLLWQGGNRQGAIAGLIAGTSVWFYGLMWPFITQNLPGMGSNNLVHMASDLNLDDFSTGVMLSLLANLFFYVLFSVVTNASVRERMLAGDFTSAHAMNQNDRLTPAFDCKVDDVRVVLERILGFRKTDDFFNDYQSRHGIQYDNAIATSTLIQEAEKLLASVVGSSSARVIFSTLLGGERIQIRDLTFLASEASQAFSMSREQLQAALENLQQGVSVVDRDLKLVAWNRRYLEIFNYPSSFIHTGKPIQEVIAFNAGRGFCGTGDIAEQVNRRMVFLSSGSAHQFERLLPNGVVIYMQGHPMPDGGFVTSFTDITVHRRAEQALKEANVSLERRVEKSSQKLDDLTSQLIEANNSKTRFLAATSHDLMQPLNAAKLFASTLSQKHLNEEQQGLLNHLEGALQSSEDVLSVLVEIAKLDAGAMEPVLHPVQLSTVLKPLRDEFTALAADKGLQLRVRPCEDIWVTSDAHWLRRILQNLLSNAVRYTHHGSVLLGYRRRHNRIVVQVWDTGQGIPANKLQEIFGEFKRLNEGKQDIKGLGLGLAIVDRMTKRMDHQVSVRSIPGKGTCFSLTLPLAQADVTRQDNHDQTVIATASFEGIPTFCIDNDDEVLAGMQALLGSWHCDVYACKDLEMTRQIPFKPAIMLADYQLDNDETGLQAMSYLRERFGDQAIPGILISADPRQSVAEEAKALGYYFLRKPIRPAALRALIRRLV, from the coding sequence ATGATCCCGGTATGGCAACTGGTGACTATTTCTGTTCTGTATATAGCCACGCTATTCTGGATTGCCTGGTACGGTGACCGGCGCTCCCATGAAGGCCGTCCGATTCATAACACCGGACTGGTCTACAGCTTGTCTCTGGCAGTGTACTGTACCTCATGGACGTTTTATGGTGCTGTAGGTCAGGCTGCATCCAGTGGCTGGAGCTTTTTGTCGATCTACATCGGCCCCATGCTGTTTTTGCTCTTTTATTGGCGTTTACTGGCCAAAATCACCCGCATCGCCAAAGAAAAGCGCATCACCTCCATTGCTGACTTTATTGCTACTCGCTATGGCCGTGACCATACCCTGGCGGTACTGGTTACCCTGGTCGCCATTCTCTGCGTCGTACCTTATATAGCGCTGCAACTCAAAGCCATTTCGACCACCTTTGAGCTGCTAACGCTGCCACTCGGGCGTAATGTCATGGGGGTGCACCATTTCTGGGAAGACACAGCGTTTTACATCAGCCTGGCGATGGCCTCGTTTGTGATTATCTTTGGTACCCGTGATATCGATGCCAGTGAACAGCACCCCGGCATGATCCTGGCTATCGCCTTTGAGTCGGTGATCAAGCTGGTCGCCTTTGTTGCCGTCGGCATCTGGGTCATGACCTTTCTTTATGACTACCCGTCGGAACTGCTGGAGCTGACCACCCAGGTGTTGCCCGATCACCCATTGCTGAATAACAACATCATCAGTCTGTCGTTTCTGCTGCAAACCTTACTGGCAGGGTTTGCCGTACTGGGCTTGCCACGGCAGTTTCAGGTATCGGTTATTGAAAACGAATCGTCCCAGCATATTCGTACGGCGCGCATTCTGTTCCCGCTTTATCTGTTTCTGATGATGCTGTTTGTGGTGCCGATCGCCCTGACAGGGCACCTGTTTATGCAAGACATCGGTTTTGCCCCGGATACCTATGTCCTCAGCCTGCCCGTTGCCCTCGGCCAGGAAAGCCTGGCCGTTATGGCCTTTATTGGCGGTGGCAGTGCCGCCACTGGCATGATCATTGTCGCGACCATTGCCGTCAGTACCATGGTCTCCAACGAACTGATCCTGCCGGCCTTTTTCCGCCAGCAAGACAACGAGGATCTACAACATTCCAGCAAGGTAAGGACACTGGTGCTGACCGTGCGGCGGCTGGTGATTCTGGTGATGATTCTGGGCTCTTATCTGTTTTATCGGCTGGTCGGCGAGTTCGACTCACTAGCGGCGATCGGGATGCTGTCGTTTGCCGCCGCAGCGCAGTTTGCACCGCCGCTGATCGGCGGTCTGCTGTGGCAGGGAGGCAATCGACAGGGCGCAATTGCCGGTTTGATCGCCGGGACCAGTGTCTGGTTTTATGGCCTGATGTGGCCATTTATCACCCAGAATTTACCCGGCATGGGGAGTAACAATCTGGTGCATATGGCCAGTGACCTGAACCTTGATGACTTCAGTACCGGTGTCATGCTCAGCTTGCTGGCCAACCTGTTTTTCTATGTGCTGTTCTCGGTCGTCACCAATGCATCGGTGCGTGAGCGAATGCTCGCCGGTGATTTCACCAGCGCCCATGCCATGAATCAGAATGATCGACTGACTCCCGCCTTTGACTGCAAGGTAGATGACGTGCGGGTGGTACTGGAACGTATTCTCGGCTTCCGCAAAACCGATGATTTTTTCAACGACTATCAATCTCGCCACGGCATCCAGTACGACAATGCCATCGCTACCAGCACCCTGATTCAGGAAGCCGAAAAACTGCTGGCTTCGGTCGTTGGTTCTTCATCAGCACGGGTGATTTTCTCAACCCTGCTGGGTGGCGAGCGCATCCAGATTCGCGATCTGACATTCCTTGCCAGCGAAGCCAGTCAGGCCTTTTCAATGAGCAGGGAACAACTGCAGGCGGCACTGGAAAACCTGCAACAAGGCGTCAGTGTGGTGGACCGTGATCTGAAACTGGTGGCCTGGAACCGGCGTTACCTGGAAATATTCAATTACCCGTCCAGTTTTATCCATACCGGCAAACCTATTCAGGAAGTCATTGCGTTTAATGCCGGGCGTGGTTTCTGCGGTACTGGAGACATCGCCGAGCAGGTAAACCGCCGTATGGTTTTCCTCAGTTCCGGGTCAGCCCACCAGTTTGAACGGCTGTTACCGAATGGTGTGGTGATTTATATGCAGGGGCATCCGATGCCCGACGGCGGATTTGTTACCAGCTTCACCGATATTACCGTGCACCGCCGGGCCGAACAGGCGTTAAAGGAAGCGAATGTCTCACTGGAGCGCCGGGTAGAAAAAAGTTCTCAGAAACTGGACGATTTAACTTCCCAGTTAATTGAAGCAAACAACTCCAAAACCCGCTTTCTGGCGGCCACCAGTCACGACTTGATGCAGCCACTCAACGCCGCCAAGCTGTTTGCCTCAACACTCAGCCAGAAGCACCTCAATGAAGAACAACAGGGCCTGCTGAACCACCTCGAAGGTGCCTTACAATCGTCAGAAGATGTGTTATCGGTACTGGTCGAAATTGCCAAGCTGGATGCTGGTGCCATGGAACCGGTGTTGCACCCGGTGCAACTGAGTACCGTGCTGAAACCCCTGCGTGATGAATTTACCGCGCTGGCAGCCGACAAGGGCCTGCAACTGAGGGTACGCCCCTGTGAGGATATCTGGGTCACCAGTGACGCTCACTGGCTGCGCCGCATTTTACAGAACCTGCTCAGTAACGCGGTGCGCTATACCCACCATGGCAGCGTATTATTGGGCTATCGACGCCGCCACAACCGCATTGTAGTACAGGTATGGGATACCGGTCAGGGTATACCGGCCAACAAGCTGCAGGAAATTTTTGGTGAATTCAAACGGCTGAACGAAGGCAAACAGGATATCAAAGGCCTCGGGCTCGGTCTGGCGATTGTCGACCGGATGACCAAACGCATGGATCACCAGGTCAGCGTACGATCCATCCCAGGCAAAGGCACCTGCTTCAGCCTGACCCTACCCCTCGCCCAGGCCGATGTTACCCGTCAGGACAATCACGACCAGACCGTTATCGCTACCGCCAGTTTCGAGGGCATTCCCACCTTTTGTATCGACAACGATGATGAGGTGCTCGCGGGCATGCAGGCATTGCTGGGCAGTTGGCATTGTGATGTGTACGCCTGCAAGGATCTGGAAATGACCCGACAGATTCCCTTCAAGCCCGCCATTATGCTGGCGGACTATCAGTTGGACAACGATGAAACCGGCCTGCAGGCCATGTCGTACCTGCGCGAGCGGTTTGGCGACCAGGCGATTCCAGGCATTCTGATTTCAGCCGACCCGCGCCAGTCAGTAGCCGAAGAAGCCAAGGCGCTGGGGTATTACTTTTTGCGTAAACCGATACGCCCGGCAGCCTTGAGGGCCTTGATCCGACGATTGGTTTAA
- a CDS encoding response regulator encodes MQLAQKIIIADDHPLFRTAMHQAVKQLVPDADIPQADSLPELQRVVEQHSDADLILLDLQMPGAHGYSGLVYLRSHYPEIPVIVVSACEDPAIMCQALDHQASGYIAKSSPLEDIAIAIRKVLEGELYLPDIARRHQHHPNQNALDIAARLASLTPQQFRVLTMMAEGMLNKQIAYDLDVSEATIKAHVTAIFRKLGVRTRTQAVIAVQSLDIEKPDTQMANAQSGS; translated from the coding sequence ATGCAGCTTGCCCAAAAAATAATTATTGCAGACGATCACCCGTTATTTCGTACCGCGATGCATCAGGCCGTGAAACAGTTGGTACCTGATGCCGATATCCCCCAGGCGGACTCGCTGCCGGAATTACAACGCGTCGTTGAACAACATTCCGATGCCGATCTGATCTTGCTCGATCTGCAAATGCCCGGTGCTCACGGTTATTCCGGGCTGGTATATTTACGCTCCCACTACCCGGAAATTCCCGTAATTGTGGTATCGGCCTGTGAAGACCCGGCCATTATGTGTCAGGCGCTGGATCACCAGGCGTCGGGATACATTGCCAAATCCTCGCCGTTAGAAGACATCGCCATCGCGATTCGCAAGGTACTGGAAGGAGAGTTGTATTTACCCGATATTGCGCGTCGTCATCAGCATCACCCTAACCAGAATGCATTGGACATCGCTGCGCGCCTCGCCAGTCTGACGCCACAGCAATTTCGTGTTCTGACCATGATGGCGGAAGGGATGTTGAACAAGCAGATAGCCTACGATCTTGACGTCAGCGAAGCTACCATCAAGGCCCACGTCACCGCTATTTTTCGCAAGCTGGGTGTGCGTACCCGAACCCAGGCGGTGATTGCGGTGCAAAGTCTGGATATTGAAAAGCCAGATACCCAGATGGCGAACGCACAATCCGGGAGTTGA
- the acs gene encoding acetate--CoA ligase → MSDQKVYPVKPEFADSAWIDNDKYLQMYQQSVINPEGFWREQAMERIDWMRPFTKVRNVSFDDHNVDIRWFEDGATNMAYNCLDRHLETRGDQTAIIWEGDNPDESKNITYKELHEEVSRFANALRGQGIRRGDVVCIYMPMIPEAAVAMLACTRIGAIHSVVFGGFSPEALAGRIEDSNTKLVITSDEGVRAGRTVALKANVDEALTNPAIKSLEKVIVVKRTGADVAWHPHRDVWYHDLVALASPNCPAEAMDSEDPLFILYTSGSTGKPKGVVHTTGGYMVWASITHQYVFDYHDGDVYWCTADVGWITGHTYLIYGPLLNGGITLISEGVPNYPSINRWCQIVDKHQVNILYTAPTAIRSLMAEGTAAVDGTSRSSLRLLGSVGEPINPEAWDWYNKTIGEDNCPIVDTWWQTETGGIMITPLPGATALKPGSATRPFFGVQPAIVDNSGMILDGATEGNLVMVDSWPGQSRSVFGDHDRFVQTYFSTFRGMYFTGDGARRDEDGYYWITGRVDDVINVSGHRMGTAEVESALVAHPKVAEAAVVGYPHDIKGQGIYVYVTLNSGEEGSDELVQELRKWVRTEIGPVATPDLIQITPGLPKTRSGKIMRRILRKIAANEHDALGDVSTLADPTVVDSLIENRKNR, encoded by the coding sequence ATGAGCGACCAGAAGGTTTATCCGGTAAAGCCGGAGTTTGCTGATTCAGCCTGGATTGATAACGACAAGTACCTGCAGATGTACCAGCAGTCCGTCATTAACCCTGAAGGGTTCTGGCGTGAGCAAGCAATGGAACGTATCGACTGGATGCGTCCATTTACCAAGGTTCGCAATGTGTCCTTCGACGATCACAACGTCGATATTCGCTGGTTTGAAGACGGTGCCACCAACATGGCCTACAACTGTCTTGACCGTCATCTGGAAACTCGTGGTGACCAGACTGCCATCATCTGGGAAGGGGATAACCCGGATGAGAGCAAAAACATTACCTATAAAGAGCTGCACGAAGAAGTCTCGCGCTTTGCCAACGCACTGCGTGGCCAGGGCATTCGTCGTGGCGATGTGGTGTGTATTTACATGCCGATGATTCCTGAAGCTGCCGTTGCCATGCTGGCGTGTACCCGTATTGGTGCCATTCACTCGGTGGTATTTGGTGGCTTCTCTCCGGAAGCCCTGGCCGGACGTATTGAAGATTCCAATACCAAGCTGGTCATTACTTCTGACGAAGGGGTTCGTGCCGGTCGCACCGTTGCCCTGAAGGCCAATGTGGATGAGGCGCTGACCAACCCGGCGATCAAGTCACTGGAAAAAGTCATTGTCGTCAAGCGTACCGGTGCCGATGTGGCGTGGCATCCTCATCGTGACGTCTGGTACCACGATCTGGTTGCGTTGGCGTCGCCCAACTGTCCTGCGGAAGCGATGGACTCTGAAGATCCGCTGTTTATCCTGTATACCTCCGGTTCTACCGGCAAGCCCAAGGGTGTGGTGCATACAACCGGCGGTTATATGGTGTGGGCTTCCATTACCCACCAGTATGTGTTCGATTACCACGACGGTGATGTGTACTGGTGCACGGCGGATGTCGGCTGGATTACCGGCCATACCTACCTGATTTACGGCCCGCTGCTGAATGGCGGTATCACGCTGATTTCCGAAGGTGTGCCTAACTATCCGTCCATCAACCGCTGGTGCCAGATTGTCGACAAGCATCAGGTGAATATCCTCTACACCGCGCCCACAGCGATTCGCTCACTGATGGCTGAAGGTACGGCAGCGGTGGACGGGACTTCTCGCAGCTCGTTGCGGTTGCTGGGTTCTGTGGGTGAACCAATCAACCCGGAAGCCTGGGACTGGTACAACAAGACCATCGGTGAAGACAACTGCCCGATCGTTGATACCTGGTGGCAGACCGAGACTGGCGGCATCATGATTACGCCACTGCCAGGTGCAACAGCGCTGAAACCCGGTTCGGCGACACGGCCGTTCTTTGGTGTTCAGCCAGCGATTGTTGATAACTCCGGTATGATTCTGGACGGTGCAACAGAAGGCAATCTGGTCATGGTTGACAGCTGGCCGGGCCAGTCCCGTTCCGTTTTTGGTGACCACGACCGTTTTGTCCAAACCTACTTCTCCACCTTCCGTGGCATGTACTTCACCGGTGACGGTGCCCGTCGTGACGAAGATGGTTATTACTGGATCACTGGCCGTGTTGATGATGTCATCAACGTTTCCGGCCACCGCATGGGTACCGCAGAAGTGGAAAGTGCCCTGGTTGCTCACCCGAAAGTGGCTGAAGCAGCCGTGGTCGGTTACCCGCACGATATCAAGGGTCAGGGTATCTATGTTTACGTCACTCTGAACTCGGGTGAAGAAGGCAGTGATGAGCTGGTGCAGGAGCTGCGCAAGTGGGTTCGTACCGAGATTGGTCCGGTGGCAACGCCGGATCTGATCCAGATTACCCCTGGACTGCCAAAAACCCGTTCCGGCAAGATCATGCGTCGTATTTTGCGCAAGATTGCCGCCAACGAGCACGATGCATTGGGTGATGTCTCAACGCTGGCGGATCCTACCGTGGTCGACAGCCTGATTGAGAATCGTAAAAATCGCTGA
- a CDS encoding DcaP family trimeric outer membrane transporter: MRKTSLILLASATLPMAVQAANTEFSYGGYIKMDAMISNYSEGEIASTSSGRDFYVPSATPTGNTGNDSSAFDMGAQTSRINFKTVTTLNSGEKVTTFVEMDFLTGSGNEVVSNSNSPRLRHAFFKHGNYTFGQTWSTFMNTGALLETVDFLGVSDGTVFNRQAQIRYTNGGLQLALENPATTVNGVGNTDDSALPDMIARYNFKAGNADLSVAGIARNLAYKDEANNIDESIMRFGMNVSGKLMVGKDDLKFSITKGHVARYVGLAMSSDATLTNKGDLVGNNVTAAFIGFRHHWNDSVRSTIGYSMINADNHADAGTAVNKSSKSMRANVMWSPAEKMTYGVELSKATLEKESGVDGDMTRAQFTAKYAF; encoded by the coding sequence ATGCGCAAAACCTCACTGATCCTGTTGGCCTCGGCAACCCTGCCGATGGCTGTACAGGCTGCAAACACAGAATTCAGTTACGGCGGCTACATCAAAATGGACGCTATGATATCCAACTACTCTGAAGGTGAAATTGCCTCGACCAGCAGTGGCCGTGACTTTTACGTTCCTTCAGCCACGCCAACCGGTAACACGGGCAACGACAGCAGCGCCTTCGATATGGGCGCTCAAACATCACGAATCAACTTCAAGACCGTCACCACCCTCAATTCTGGCGAAAAAGTGACTACCTTTGTTGAGATGGACTTCCTGACCGGGTCTGGCAACGAAGTGGTATCCAACTCCAATTCTCCACGTCTGCGCCATGCCTTCTTCAAGCATGGGAATTACACTTTCGGCCAGACCTGGTCGACCTTTATGAATACCGGTGCACTGTTGGAAACCGTCGATTTCCTCGGCGTCAGTGACGGCACCGTGTTCAACCGTCAGGCGCAAATCCGCTACACCAATGGTGGCTTGCAACTGGCACTGGAAAACCCGGCAACCACGGTCAACGGTGTTGGTAATACCGATGATTCTGCGCTGCCAGACATGATCGCACGCTACAACTTCAAGGCCGGCAATGCCGACCTGTCCGTTGCCGGTATCGCCCGTAACCTGGCTTATAAAGACGAAGCAAACAACATTGATGAATCCATCATGCGCTTCGGTATGAACGTTTCCGGTAAGCTGATGGTGGGTAAAGATGACCTGAAATTCAGCATCACCAAGGGTCATGTCGCCCGCTACGTTGGTCTAGCCATGTCCAGCGATGCGACGCTGACCAACAAGGGTGATCTGGTAGGCAATAACGTCACTGCGGCCTTTATTGGCTTCCGCCACCACTGGAACGACAGTGTTCGCAGCACCATTGGCTACAGTATGATCAATGCTGACAACCATGCTGATGCTGGCACCGCCGTTAATAAATCCTCCAAAAGCATGCGCGCCAACGTTATGTGGAGTCCGGCAGAGAAGATGACTTATGGTGTTGAGCTAAGCAAGGCAACATTGGAAAAAGAAAGCGGCGTTGATGGTGATATGACGCGGGCGCAGTTTACTGCCAAATACGCCTTCTGA